In Kocuria turfanensis, a single genomic region encodes these proteins:
- the ybeY gene encoding rRNA maturation RNase YbeY — protein MAVEFDLQADPEDVPAADRAAWAAVDVELLGRLAEHVLRRLHVHPDAELSIAVVGEEEMARLHVEWMDLPGATDVLSFPMDELRPGTPEEPAEGTLGDIVLCPPVARRQAEAAGHSVADELCLLTTHGILHLLGHDHAEPDERRVMFALQRDLLTDFLGRPAPVETME, from the coding sequence ATGGCCGTCGAGTTCGACCTCCAGGCCGACCCCGAGGACGTGCCGGCCGCGGACCGCGCGGCGTGGGCCGCCGTCGACGTCGAGCTGCTGGGCCGGCTCGCCGAGCACGTCCTGCGGCGGCTGCACGTGCACCCCGACGCGGAGCTGTCGATCGCGGTCGTCGGCGAGGAAGAGATGGCGCGCCTGCACGTCGAGTGGATGGACCTGCCCGGCGCCACGGACGTGCTGTCCTTCCCCATGGACGAGCTGCGCCCCGGCACCCCGGAGGAGCCCGCGGAGGGGACCCTCGGCGACATCGTGCTGTGCCCGCCGGTGGCCCGCCGCCAGGCCGAGGCCGCCGGGCACTCGGTCGCGGACGAGCTGTGCCTGCTCACCACCCACGGGATCCTGCACCTGCTGGGCCACGACCACGCCGAGCCCGACGAGCGGCGCGTCATGTTCGCCCTGCAGCGGGACCTGCTCACCGACTTCCTCGGCCGGCCCGCCCCGGTCGAGACCATGGAGTAG
- a CDS encoding PhoH family protein, which produces MTETLPGTTRPLTARTVITFPDRETMVRCLGSGDDTLRQVETAFPGLSTRPRELELGIEGPSGPVQIAATLFDELKVLAGRETAITPQVITQLLELIGRDLSARPSGALTQNILSSRGRKIRPKTLHQKSYVDAIDEHTVVFGIGPAGTGKTYLAMAKAVQALQAKEVSRIILTRPAVEAGERLGFLPGTLSEKIDPYLRPLYDALHDMMDPESIPRLMEAGTIEVAPLAYMRGRTLNDAFIILDEAQNTTPEQMKMFLTRLGFGSKMVITGDVTQVDLPGSASSGLRQVQHVLGGVQDVAFTEMTAEDVVRHELVSRIVSAYDAFDTTNRRRNERRERKESTRAARAAESGAAPEDGERA; this is translated from the coding sequence ATGACTGAGACGCTGCCCGGCACCACGCGCCCACTGACGGCCCGCACCGTCATCACCTTTCCCGACCGCGAGACCATGGTCCGCTGCCTCGGCTCCGGGGACGACACCCTGCGCCAGGTCGAGACGGCCTTCCCCGGCCTCTCGACCCGCCCGCGGGAGCTGGAGCTCGGCATCGAGGGCCCGAGCGGCCCCGTGCAGATCGCCGCGACGCTCTTCGACGAGCTCAAGGTCCTCGCCGGGCGCGAGACCGCGATCACCCCCCAGGTGATCACGCAGCTGCTCGAGCTCATCGGCCGCGACCTCTCCGCCCGGCCCAGCGGAGCGCTGACCCAGAACATCCTCTCCAGCCGGGGCCGCAAGATCCGGCCCAAGACCCTGCACCAGAAGTCCTACGTCGACGCCATCGACGAGCACACCGTGGTGTTCGGCATCGGCCCGGCCGGCACGGGCAAGACCTACCTGGCCATGGCCAAGGCCGTCCAGGCGCTGCAGGCCAAGGAGGTCTCCCGGATCATCCTCACGCGCCCGGCCGTGGAGGCGGGGGAGCGTCTCGGGTTCCTGCCGGGGACGCTGAGCGAGAAGATCGACCCGTACCTGCGCCCGCTCTACGACGCGCTGCACGACATGATGGACCCGGAGTCCATCCCGCGGCTCATGGAGGCGGGCACGATCGAGGTGGCCCCCCTCGCGTACATGCGCGGGCGGACCCTCAACGACGCGTTCATCATCCTCGACGAGGCGCAGAACACCACGCCCGAGCAGATGAAGATGTTCCTCACCCGCCTGGGCTTCGGCTCGAAGATGGTGATCACCGGCGACGTCACCCAGGTGGACCTGCCCGGGAGCGCCTCCTCCGGGCTGCGCCAGGTCCAGCACGTGCTCGGCGGCGTCCAGGACGTCGCGTTCACCGAGATGACCGCGGAGGACGTCGTGCGCCACGAGCTGGTGAGCCGCATCGTCAGCGCCTACGACGCCTTCGACACCACCAACCGGCGGCGCAACGAGCGCCGGGAGCGCAAGGAGAGCACGCGGGCGGCACGGGCCGCCGAGAGCGGTGCGGCCCCCGAGGACGGGGAGCGCGCCTGA
- a CDS encoding GerMN domain-containing protein: protein MAPDLFRPPTGGARRRAVALSTACLLVLAGCAPGAGPAPHDAVPASGTAPVSAAAAAPGPASSGSGAAGGSSSAVATTKVPVYWVGAADGEQRLFREFRDAAEGPTAVDPIAAAAGLLTTAAPQDPGYRTLWSPVDQVGSSTSPDGTITVDLPAEAFRAGLDEQDARLALQQLAHTVTATASSTGLLPQNAEPEVVVLVDGRAREEVFGSVRLDEPLRPDGSLEAPLWLLDPREGPHPEGAVEISGRALEGVADCRWAVLDEDGATVAGGAVRTTARDDGTVGFRTEVELAPGRYEVTVTGRDAEGGTVRDDGAVEVVPR from the coding sequence ATGGCCCCTGACCTGTTCCGGCCCCCCACCGGGGGCGCCCGCCGCCGCGCGGTCGCGCTGTCCACGGCCTGCCTCCTCGTCCTCGCCGGGTGCGCCCCGGGGGCCGGGCCGGCGCCCCACGACGCCGTTCCCGCCTCCGGCACGGCGCCCGTCTCCGCGGCTGCCGCCGCGCCCGGCCCGGCGAGCAGCGGCTCCGGCGCCGCCGGCGGCAGCAGCAGCGCGGTCGCCACCACGAAGGTCCCGGTCTACTGGGTGGGGGCGGCCGACGGGGAGCAGCGGCTGTTCCGCGAGTTCCGGGACGCCGCCGAGGGCCCGACGGCCGTGGACCCCATCGCGGCAGCGGCCGGGCTGCTGACCACCGCCGCGCCCCAGGACCCCGGCTACCGCACCCTCTGGTCCCCGGTGGACCAGGTGGGCAGCTCCACGTCCCCGGACGGCACGATCACCGTCGACCTGCCCGCCGAGGCCTTCCGCGCCGGCCTGGACGAGCAGGACGCGCGCCTGGCGCTCCAGCAGCTCGCCCACACCGTGACGGCCACGGCGAGCAGCACGGGGCTGCTGCCGCAGAACGCCGAGCCCGAGGTGGTGGTGCTCGTGGACGGGAGGGCCCGGGAGGAGGTCTTCGGCTCCGTCCGGCTCGACGAGCCCCTGCGCCCCGACGGGAGCCTGGAGGCGCCCCTGTGGCTGCTGGACCCCCGGGAGGGCCCGCACCCCGAGGGCGCCGTCGAGATCTCCGGCCGGGCCCTGGAGGGCGTGGCCGACTGCCGGTGGGCGGTCCTCGACGAGGACGGGGCGACGGTCGCCGGCGGCGCGGTGCGCACCACCGCACGCGACGACGGGACGGTCGGGTTCCGCACGGAGGTCGAGCTGGCCCCCGGCCGGTACGAGGTGACGGTCACGGGCCGGGACGCCGAGGGCGGGACCGTGCGCGACGACGGCGCCGTGGAGGTCGTCCCGCGCTGA
- a CDS encoding 16S rRNA (uracil(1498)-N(3))-methyltransferase, whose amino-acid sequence MSLPVFKVEPGRLDGLGPGAVLSVTGPEARHAVTVRRLGPGERLELVDGAGARATGELVAAGRDSMDVRLAAVSADPLRRPRLVLAQALAKGERDLLAVETATELGVDAVVPWQAERSIVRWKKERAAKSHDKWVHTVAAAAKQSRRAHWPEVLPLSTTRELAALLGRPGTAGVVLHEQARDSLAGLLGGPHRPWEAAERIVLVVGPEGGIAPGELEALAGAGARTLRLGPEVLRSSTAGPVALAVLSAALGRWDGAPG is encoded by the coding sequence GTGAGCCTGCCCGTCTTCAAGGTGGAGCCCGGCCGGCTCGACGGGCTCGGCCCGGGCGCGGTGCTCTCCGTCACCGGGCCGGAGGCCCGCCACGCCGTCACCGTGCGCCGCCTCGGTCCCGGGGAGCGCCTCGAGCTGGTCGACGGCGCGGGCGCGCGGGCGACCGGGGAGCTGGTCGCCGCCGGGAGGGACAGCATGGACGTGCGCCTGGCCGCGGTGAGCGCGGACCCGCTCCGCCGGCCCCGGCTGGTGCTCGCCCAGGCGCTGGCCAAGGGAGAGCGCGACCTCCTCGCCGTCGAGACGGCCACCGAGCTGGGCGTCGACGCGGTGGTGCCGTGGCAGGCGGAGCGCTCCATCGTGCGGTGGAAGAAGGAGCGTGCCGCCAAGAGCCACGACAAGTGGGTGCACACCGTGGCGGCCGCCGCCAAGCAGTCCCGCCGGGCGCACTGGCCCGAGGTCCTGCCGCTGAGCACCACCCGTGAGCTGGCCGCTCTGCTGGGGCGGCCGGGCACGGCCGGGGTCGTGCTGCACGAGCAGGCCCGGGACTCCCTCGCGGGACTGCTCGGCGGTCCGCACCGGCCCTGGGAGGCGGCGGAGCGGATCGTGCTCGTCGTCGGCCCGGAGGGCGGCATCGCCCCGGGCGAGCTCGAGGCCCTGGCCGGCGCCGGGGCGCGGACGCTGCGTCTCGGGCCCGAGGTGCTGCGCAGCTCCACCGCCGGCCCGGTCGCCCTGGCCGTGCTCAGCGCCGCGCTGGGCCGCTGGGACGGCGCCCCCGGCTGA
- the dnaJ gene encoding molecular chaperone DnaJ gives MSNHYETLGVSRDASQEEIKKAYRKKARKLHPDVNPSPEAAEEFKRVSHANDVLADPEKRRVYDATGNENGTDTGFGGGFPGTGFGFQDIFDTFFQGAGGSGAGRRGPASRTRQGQDALINVRVSLKDAVFGTEKKITVDTAVVCPTCNGSCCQEGTRPETCEVCHGAGQVQRQVQSILGTVVTAAPCATCDGFGTVIKHPCHECYGEGRVRDRRPLTVKIPAGVSSGNRIRLSGQGEAGTAGGPNGDLYVELKVDPDPTFERQGDDLHARVRVPMTSAALGTTVTLETFDGERDVPVAPGTQTGHTVTLHDLGATRLRGGGRGELYVHLEVETPTGLDDEQRELLEQLSRLRGEEQATGTTLNSPAGSGGFFSRLKDRFDL, from the coding sequence GTGAGCAATCACTACGAGACCCTGGGTGTGTCCCGCGACGCCAGCCAGGAAGAGATCAAGAAGGCCTATCGGAAGAAGGCCCGCAAGCTGCACCCGGACGTCAACCCCAGCCCCGAGGCCGCGGAGGAGTTCAAGCGCGTCTCCCACGCCAACGACGTCCTCGCCGACCCCGAGAAGCGGCGCGTGTACGACGCCACCGGCAACGAGAACGGCACCGACACCGGCTTCGGCGGCGGGTTCCCGGGCACCGGCTTCGGCTTCCAGGACATCTTCGACACCTTCTTCCAGGGCGCCGGCGGCTCCGGGGCGGGCCGGCGCGGGCCCGCCTCCCGCACCCGCCAGGGCCAGGACGCGCTGATCAACGTGCGCGTGTCCCTCAAGGACGCGGTCTTCGGCACCGAGAAGAAGATCACCGTGGACACCGCGGTGGTCTGCCCCACCTGCAACGGCAGCTGCTGCCAGGAGGGCACCCGCCCGGAGACCTGCGAGGTCTGCCACGGCGCCGGCCAGGTCCAGCGCCAGGTGCAGTCCATCCTCGGGACCGTGGTGACCGCGGCTCCCTGCGCCACCTGCGACGGCTTCGGCACGGTCATCAAGCACCCCTGCCACGAGTGCTACGGCGAGGGCCGGGTGCGCGACCGGCGCCCGCTGACCGTCAAGATCCCGGCCGGGGTGTCCTCCGGCAACCGGATCCGCCTCTCCGGCCAGGGCGAGGCGGGCACGGCCGGCGGCCCCAACGGGGACCTCTACGTCGAGCTCAAGGTCGACCCGGACCCGACCTTCGAGCGGCAGGGCGACGACCTGCACGCCAGGGTGCGCGTGCCCATGACCTCCGCGGCGCTGGGCACCACCGTGACCCTCGAGACCTTCGACGGGGAGCGCGACGTGCCGGTGGCCCCGGGCACCCAGACGGGCCACACGGTCACCCTGCACGACCTCGGCGCCACGCGGCTGCGCGGCGGCGGCCGCGGTGAGCTCTACGTCCACCTGGAGGTCGAGACGCCCACGGGGCTCGACGACGAGCAGCGCGAGCTGCTGGAGCAGCTCTCCCGGCTGCGCGGGGAGGAGCAGGCCACCGGCACCACGCTGAACAGCCCCGCCGGCTCCGGCGGGTTCTTCTCGCGGCTCAAGGACCGCTTCGACCTGTGA
- the hrcA gene encoding heat-inducible transcriptional repressor HrcA: protein MNHPRRLQILQAIVEDYVHFQEPVGSKALVERHRLGVSSATVRNDMAALEEEGLITAPHTSSGRIPTDKGYRTFVDQIAAVKPLSGPERRAIQSLLDDAADIDDVMERTVRLLAQLTHQVAVVQYPHASGVTVRHVEVVDLGAGRVLVVLIPTNGRVAQRVAVLPAPLEEAQLLELRARVLAAAVGRSLAAVPAALVAMTADMAPPLRPAAETVAEVVGALATGGAEHRMVMAGTANLARATGDFHLSIGPVLEALEEQVVMLRLLSEMEQDARGVAVRIGAENAAGPLSEAAVVATGYGPQSKVGVVGPMRMDYPSTMAAVRAVARYLSRILGG, encoded by the coding sequence GTGAACCATCCGAGACGACTGCAGATCCTGCAGGCCATCGTGGAGGACTACGTGCACTTCCAGGAGCCCGTGGGCTCCAAGGCCCTCGTGGAGCGGCACCGGCTCGGTGTCTCCTCGGCCACCGTGCGCAACGACATGGCCGCGCTCGAGGAGGAGGGCCTGATCACGGCCCCCCACACGAGCTCGGGCCGGATCCCGACCGACAAGGGCTACCGGACCTTCGTGGACCAGATCGCGGCCGTCAAGCCGCTCTCCGGCCCGGAGCGCCGGGCCATCCAGAGCCTGCTCGACGACGCCGCGGACATCGACGACGTCATGGAGCGCACCGTGCGCCTGCTCGCCCAGCTCACCCACCAGGTGGCCGTCGTGCAGTACCCGCACGCGTCCGGGGTGACGGTGCGCCACGTGGAGGTCGTCGACCTCGGCGCGGGCCGGGTGCTCGTGGTGCTCATCCCCACCAACGGACGGGTCGCCCAGCGCGTGGCCGTGCTGCCCGCCCCCCTGGAGGAGGCGCAGCTGCTCGAGCTGCGCGCCCGGGTGCTGGCCGCGGCCGTCGGCCGCTCCCTGGCCGCGGTGCCCGCGGCGCTCGTGGCGATGACCGCCGACATGGCGCCCCCGCTGCGCCCGGCCGCGGAGACGGTGGCCGAGGTCGTCGGGGCCCTGGCCACGGGCGGGGCCGAGCACCGCATGGTCATGGCCGGCACCGCCAACCTGGCCCGCGCCACCGGGGACTTCCACCTGAGCATCGGTCCCGTCCTGGAGGCGCTCGAGGAGCAGGTCGTCATGCTCCGGCTGCTCTCCGAGATGGAGCAGGACGCCCGCGGCGTGGCCGTGCGCATCGGCGCGGAGAACGCCGCGGGGCCCCTGTCCGAGGCGGCGGTCGTCGCCACCGGCTACGGGCCCCAGTCCAAGGTCGGGGTCGTGGGCCCCATGCGCATGGACTACCCGTCCACGATGGCGGCCGTGCGCGCCGTCGCCCGCTACCTCTCCCGTATCCTCGGGGGCTGA
- a CDS encoding DUF3097 domain-containing protein: MSDYGWGPRSLDDAGLSRRKPASAEVPVAPGLLLEDVTTGWVGAVVSLETIGGMRVMGLEDRRGRVKAFPLGPGFLLEGEPVVVVEPRRAPAAKRPGRTRSGSVAVEGLRASTARASRVWVEGYHDAELVAKVWGHDLAVEGIVVEPLHGVDDLPAAVQEFGPGPGRRLGILVDHLVPGSKESRIAERTMRLPGAPGNVLVLGHPYVDIWQAVRPRVLGVEAWPVVPRGTDWKTGTAAALGWPHRTPGDLGRAWQHILSRVDSYADLEPALLGRVEELIDFLTAPGA; the protein is encoded by the coding sequence ATGAGCGACTACGGCTGGGGGCCGCGCAGCCTCGACGACGCGGGCCTCTCCCGGCGGAAGCCGGCCTCCGCGGAGGTGCCGGTCGCCCCCGGGCTGCTCCTGGAGGACGTCACCACCGGCTGGGTCGGGGCGGTCGTGTCCCTGGAGACGATCGGCGGGATGCGGGTCATGGGCCTGGAGGACCGCCGCGGCCGGGTCAAGGCGTTCCCGCTCGGACCGGGCTTCCTGCTGGAGGGCGAGCCCGTCGTCGTCGTGGAGCCCCGCCGGGCCCCGGCGGCGAAGCGTCCCGGGCGCACCCGCTCCGGCTCCGTGGCCGTGGAGGGGCTGCGGGCCAGCACCGCCAGGGCCTCCCGCGTCTGGGTCGAGGGGTACCACGACGCCGAGCTCGTGGCCAAGGTCTGGGGGCACGACCTGGCCGTCGAGGGCATCGTCGTGGAGCCGCTGCACGGCGTCGACGACCTGCCGGCGGCGGTGCAGGAGTTCGGGCCGGGCCCGGGCCGGCGGCTGGGCATCCTCGTGGACCACCTCGTGCCCGGCTCCAAGGAGTCCCGGATCGCCGAGCGGACGATGCGCCTGCCCGGGGCGCCCGGCAACGTGCTGGTGCTGGGCCACCCGTACGTGGACATCTGGCAGGCGGTCCGGCCCCGGGTCCTCGGCGTCGAGGCCTGGCCCGTGGTCCCGCGGGGCACCGACTGGAAGACCGGCACCGCCGCGGCCCTCGGCTGGCCGCACCGCACCCCCGGGGACCTCGGCCGGGCGTGGCAGCACATCCTCTCACGGGTGGACAGCTACGCCGACCTCGAGCCGGCGCTCCTGGGGCGGGTCGAGGAGCTCATCGACTTCCTCACCGCCCCGGGGGCCTGA
- a CDS encoding DUF4870 domain-containing protein: MPVQTDPRSSHENAEAPFEGLSPVAQPLTVAEDHQWATLAHFAGVVGFVPSFLIHRVFRGRGRFTEQESREAMNFTLLPTLVVVAGVLLAPVPFVGWFFALAAAAAWLLLAVGSLAGGIRVNHGEPYLYRFNTRLYDRLAEKLRERSRERAARR; the protein is encoded by the coding sequence GTGCCCGTGCAGACCGACCCCCGATCGAGCCACGAGAACGCCGAGGCCCCGTTCGAGGGCCTCTCCCCCGTGGCGCAGCCGCTCACCGTCGCCGAGGACCACCAGTGGGCGACCCTGGCGCACTTCGCCGGGGTGGTCGGCTTCGTGCCCTCGTTCCTCATCCACCGCGTCTTCCGCGGCCGGGGCAGGTTCACCGAGCAGGAGTCGCGGGAGGCGATGAACTTCACCCTGCTGCCCACGCTCGTGGTGGTCGCCGGCGTGCTGCTCGCGCCCGTCCCGTTCGTCGGCTGGTTCTTCGCGCTCGCGGCCGCCGCCGCGTGGCTGCTGCTGGCCGTCGGCTCCCTGGCCGGCGGGATCCGGGTCAACCACGGGGAGCCGTACCTCTACCGGTTCAACACCCGGCTGTACGACCGGCTCGCCGAGAAGCTGCGCGAGCGGTCGCGGGAGCGCGCCGCCCGCCGCTGA
- the hemW gene encoding radical SAM family heme chaperone HemW, which yields MAPAQPEGLPAPLDGRLPASAAEGSAERTLSLYVHVPFCAVRCGYCDFNTYTAVELGDGVSQDAYAADAAAEVRWARRVLQDSGVDARPLHSVFFGGGTPTLLPAEDLAAVLAQARESFGLAEGAEVTTEANPDSVTPRSLRVLAEAGVTRVSFGMQSAAPHVLAVLDRTHDPDNVPRAVAWAREAGLGVSVDLIYGTPGETLADWEHSLRTAVAYEPDHVSAYSLIIEDGTRLAARMRRGEVPPVDEDDQADKYELADRILGEAGFEWYEVSNWSRPARGADARAHRSRHNLAYWHNQDWWGIGPGAHSHVGGTRWWNLKHPVPYTNRVRAGESPAAGREILDADTRHLERVMLEARIRDGLPVAALDGDGRTAVAGLIADGLVEPGPALRGTLVLTLRGRLLGDAVVRRLLS from the coding sequence GTGGCCCCCGCCCAGCCCGAGGGCCTGCCCGCACCGCTGGACGGGCGGCTGCCGGCCTCCGCCGCCGAGGGCTCCGCCGAGCGCACGCTCAGTCTCTACGTGCACGTGCCGTTCTGCGCGGTCCGCTGCGGGTACTGCGACTTCAACACCTACACGGCCGTGGAACTGGGCGACGGGGTGTCCCAGGACGCCTACGCCGCCGACGCCGCCGCGGAGGTGCGCTGGGCCCGCCGGGTGCTGCAGGACTCCGGCGTGGACGCCCGGCCCCTGCACAGCGTGTTCTTCGGCGGCGGCACCCCCACGCTGCTGCCCGCCGAGGATCTGGCCGCCGTCCTGGCGCAGGCCCGGGAGAGCTTCGGCCTCGCCGAGGGCGCCGAGGTCACCACCGAGGCCAACCCGGACTCGGTGACCCCGCGGTCCCTGCGGGTCCTCGCGGAGGCCGGAGTGACCCGGGTGTCCTTCGGCATGCAGTCCGCGGCCCCGCACGTGCTCGCCGTCCTGGACCGCACCCACGACCCCGACAACGTGCCGCGGGCGGTCGCCTGGGCGCGCGAGGCGGGACTGGGCGTGAGCGTGGACCTGATCTACGGCACCCCCGGGGAGACCCTGGCCGACTGGGAGCACTCGCTGCGCACGGCCGTGGCCTACGAGCCCGACCACGTCTCGGCCTACTCGCTGATCATCGAGGACGGCACCCGGCTGGCCGCCCGGATGCGGCGCGGGGAGGTCCCGCCCGTGGACGAGGACGACCAGGCCGACAAGTACGAGCTGGCCGACCGGATCCTGGGGGAGGCCGGCTTCGAGTGGTACGAGGTGAGCAACTGGTCCCGGCCCGCCCGCGGCGCCGACGCCCGGGCCCACCGCAGCCGGCACAACCTCGCGTACTGGCACAACCAGGACTGGTGGGGGATCGGCCCCGGCGCCCACTCGCACGTGGGCGGGACGCGCTGGTGGAACCTCAAGCACCCGGTGCCCTACACGAACCGGGTGCGGGCCGGGGAGTCCCCCGCGGCCGGGCGGGAGATCCTCGACGCGGACACCCGCCACCTCGAGCGCGTGATGCTCGAGGCGCGGATCCGGGACGGCCTGCCCGTGGCGGCCCTGGACGGCGACGGGCGCACCGCGGTGGCGGGTCTGATCGCCGACGGCCTCGTCGAGCCCGGGCCGGCGCTGCGCGGGACGCTGGTGCTGACCCTGCGGGGCCGGCTCCTGGGCGACGCCGTGGTGCGGCGCCTGCTGAGCTGA
- the lepA gene encoding translation elongation factor 4 — protein MSPLAVNPPVPASTDPSILRNFCIIAHIDHGKSTLADRMLQATGVVTPREMKAQYLDRMDIERERGITIKSQAVRMPWNVDGQDFALNMIDTPGHVDFTYEVSRSLAACEGALLLVDAAQGIEAQTLANLYLAMENDLTIIPVLNKIDLPAAQPEKYAQELGNLIGVEPDDVLRVSGKTGEGVEALLDRIVQEVPHPVGRADAPSRAMIFDSVYDTYRGVVTYVRVVDGKLTPRERIRMMSTGAQHELLEIGVISPEPKPTEGLGVGEVGYLITGVKDVRQSRVGDTVTNHQRPATENLGGYEDPKPMVFSGLFPIDGSDYPVLRDALDKLQLNDAALVYEPENSAALGFGFRCGFLGLLHLEIVRERLEREFNLDLISTAPSVSYNVTLEDRSERVVTNPSEFPEGKIAEIREPMVAATVLAPSEFIGAIMELCQSKRGQLKGMDYLSEDRVELRYRLPLAEIVFDFFDQLKSRTKGYASLDWKAEGEEAADLVKVDILLQGEPVDAFSAITHRDKAYSYGVMMTGKLRELIPRQQFEVPIQAAIGSRVIARENIRAIRKDVLSKCYGGDISRKRKLLEKQKEGKKRMKMVGRVEVPQEAFVAALSSDEAGAKDKKK, from the coding sequence GTGTCACCGCTGGCCGTCAACCCCCCGGTTCCCGCCTCGACCGACCCGTCGATCCTGCGCAACTTCTGCATCATCGCCCACATCGACCACGGCAAGTCCACGCTGGCGGACCGCATGCTGCAGGCCACGGGCGTGGTGACGCCGCGGGAGATGAAGGCGCAGTACCTGGACCGGATGGACATCGAGCGCGAGCGCGGGATCACGATCAAGTCCCAGGCCGTGCGGATGCCCTGGAACGTGGACGGCCAGGACTTCGCCCTGAACATGATCGACACCCCCGGCCACGTCGACTTCACCTACGAGGTCTCCCGGTCCCTGGCCGCCTGCGAGGGCGCGCTGCTGCTGGTGGACGCCGCCCAGGGCATCGAGGCCCAGACCCTGGCCAACCTGTACCTGGCCATGGAGAACGACCTCACGATCATCCCGGTGCTGAACAAGATCGACCTGCCCGCGGCCCAGCCCGAGAAGTACGCCCAGGAGCTGGGCAACCTCATCGGCGTGGAGCCCGACGACGTGCTGCGGGTCTCCGGCAAGACCGGGGAGGGCGTGGAGGCGCTCCTGGACCGGATCGTCCAGGAGGTCCCGCACCCCGTGGGCCGGGCCGACGCCCCGTCGCGGGCGATGATCTTCGACTCCGTCTACGACACCTACCGCGGCGTGGTCACCTACGTCCGTGTGGTCGACGGGAAGCTCACCCCGCGGGAGCGGATCCGGATGATGTCCACCGGCGCCCAGCACGAGCTGCTGGAGATCGGCGTCATCTCCCCCGAGCCGAAGCCCACCGAGGGCCTGGGCGTGGGGGAGGTGGGCTACCTGATCACCGGCGTCAAGGACGTGCGCCAGTCCCGCGTGGGCGACACCGTGACCAACCACCAGCGCCCGGCGACCGAGAACCTGGGCGGCTACGAGGACCCCAAGCCGATGGTCTTCTCGGGCCTGTTCCCGATCGACGGCTCCGACTACCCGGTCCTGCGCGACGCCCTGGACAAGCTCCAGCTCAACGACGCCGCGCTGGTCTACGAGCCGGAGAACTCCGCGGCCCTGGGCTTCGGCTTCCGCTGCGGGTTCCTGGGCCTGCTCCACCTGGAGATCGTCCGGGAGCGCCTGGAGCGGGAGTTCAACCTCGACCTGATCTCCACCGCCCCGTCCGTGAGCTACAACGTCACCCTGGAGGACCGCTCCGAGCGGGTCGTCACGAACCCCTCCGAGTTCCCCGAGGGGAAGATCGCCGAGATCCGCGAGCCCATGGTCGCCGCCACGGTGCTGGCGCCCTCGGAGTTCATCGGCGCCATCATGGAGCTGTGCCAGTCCAAGCGCGGGCAGCTCAAGGGCATGGACTACCTCTCCGAGGACCGGGTCGAGCTGCGCTACCGGCTGCCGCTGGCCGAGATCGTCTTCGACTTCTTCGACCAGCTGAAGTCCCGCACCAAGGGCTACGCGTCCCTGGACTGGAAGGCCGAGGGCGAGGAGGCCGCCGACCTCGTCAAGGTGGACATCCTGCTGCAGGGCGAGCCGGTCGACGCGTTCAGCGCGATCACCCACCGGGACAAGGCCTACTCCTACGGGGTGATGATGACCGGCAAGCTGCGCGAGCTCATTCCGCGCCAGCAGTTCGAGGTCCCCATCCAGGCCGCCATCGGCTCCCGGGTGATCGCGCGCGAGAACATCCGGGCCATCCGCAAGGACGTGCTCTCCAAGTGCTACGGCGGCGACATCTCCCGCAAGCGCAAGCTGCTGGAGAAGCAGAAGGAGGGCAAGAAGCGGATGAAGATGGTGGGCCGCGTGGAGGTCCCCCAGGAGGCGTTCGTGGCGGCGCTGTCCTCCGACGAGGCCGGGGCGAAGGACAAGAAGAAGTAG